The sequence below is a genomic window from Candidatus Eremiobacterota bacterium.
CGGGCGTCTTCAATACCCTGAGCGAATACGGTACCACCGAAGAGCTCTGGTTCCCCGAGTGGGAGTTCAAGGGGACTCCTTATGATAACCGGGAGCTCTATGAAAAGTGGAATCCCCTCAATTACGTGGATAATTTCAAGACCCCTTGCCTGGTGGTCCACGGAGCCCAGGACTTCAGGGTCCCTGTCTCCGAGGGGCAGCAGCTCTTCACGGCGCTCCGCAGAAACGGAGTCCCTGCGAAATTTCTTTACTTTCCCGATGAGTGCCACTTCGTGAGGAAACCCCAGAACCTGGAGCTCTGGTACCGTACCATGCTTGAATGGCTCGCCACCTGGCTGAAAGGGCAATAGAGAGACAGGGGCAAAAGCAATGAATGATGCTTGCAGGAATGGAAGATAGAACTCTAGAAACTCCTTGGGAAGGACAAGCATCCTTTCACCCCAGAAAAGAGGAGACGAGAGCCCATGAGTGCGTTATTTCAGAGGAACATCGACAGAGACGGCGAGTACAAAAAACTCCATGGGAGAAAAATTGATCTTGCAGCAGCTCTCGGCATCACACTGGAACGAAGGGTTATTGACGCCAACCGTTATGAAGAGAAGGGGAAGGAAGGCACCTTTGAAATCACTTTCTACAGTGAGGGTGAAGGCTCGCCTGCCAAACGCAAGCAGGGCTATTTCGAAGTGCTGAAGCTGAATCTCACCAGGTTCTCTCCGAAAACCGGAGATTTTGAAGAGTCCATAAGCCTCAACTATGAAAACTCCGAGATGTACACCTCCTTCAGGGACAGGGATTTCTGGCTGGAATATGCAGGCACCGATCTTCCGGGCCTCAAGGACAAATTTGGCAAATTCCGGGACTCCCAGGGAGAATCACTTGCCGAACACGTGCTGAGGGAGTTTGCCCGCGTTGCTGAGAGGGCTACGAAGCTCCCCGGGCAGGAAGTGATCCTCTTTTCCACTCTCAATACCTCTCTGGACGGCATAGAAGAGCTGATGCACCAGGTACTCACAGGAAATTTCTCTAAAAAGCTTGTTATCCCTGAGCGGAAAGAGCAGCCGCCACCACCACCACCGGCAAAAGTGGAAAAGCCGGCACCATCGCAAGAGCCACCGCCGGCAAAGGCCGAGCCAAAGCCGGAGCCGAAACCAGAGCCCAAGGCAGAGCAGAAGCAAGAGCCTGGTGACGCCGGCATGGCACTTCTGCTGCAGCAGAAGTATGAAGAAGCCGTTGATTTTTACAAGACGAAAGCCAAAAAAAGCCCTAAGGATCCAGGTGGCTGGTTTGGCCTCACGGCGTGCCTTTTCCTCACCGGTGACATCAAGAAATGCACCCTCTATTACAACAAGTGCCTTGAAATAGATCCCTCGTACGAGATTTTTTCACAGCTCGTGAAGCTTGCCCCCGATGACGAGACGAAGCTGCTGGATCTTGCCGAGCGCTTCATAGACATCGAAATGCAGACCGAAGCAAAAAAATACCTGGAGTTTCTCGATAAAAAGACGCTTCAGGACAAGTCCAGGAAAAAGCTGGAGAGCCTTCAGAAGAAGCTGTGACCGCCGTTTTGGCCCTCTGAGATCTCATCACAGGTTCTTCTTCACCCACTGAGGGGCATCTATTCTCCCTTTATGTATCACAAACGAGCCCTGGGAGGTCACCCTCCTGCTGTTTCCGCAGACATAGACGAGCTCCCGGTAGCCGAAATCATCGATTCTTATGGTTGAGATGCCCAGAAGCTCCCCCTCTCCTATACCTTCCTTGAGGGGATCCTTGAGGGCAATGACCCGGTATGAGCCTCCATCGTTCTTTACCGCGAAAAGATGAATAGGATAGCCATCCTTTCCTTTCCGCAGCATATGCTTGAGAGCCACCACCATCTCCAGGGCGCCGTCATTATCAATGTCTTCATAAAGGGTCTCCAGGACCTTCCATTGCTTCCCGGGGAACCTCTCACCAAGGGGAAACTGATAAAAATCGGGACTGATAAAGGCCCTCGAAGAGCCGGCACGGGAGAAGCCGGCGCTCAATGAAGCACTCTGGGGCCGGGGAGGGGAAGGAGGACGGGGCGGGGGTGAGGGCAGTCTCACCTGCTCCTGGCGGAACTCACCTTCCAGGGGGGTAATCTCCCTTCTCCACTCCCTCCCGTCATGGGATGCGACTGTCACGGCGATTTTCTTCCCGGGTACCACACGGACCTTTTGAGGAAGCTCTCCCTTGTAAAGGCCATTGAAAAAAAGCGCCGTGCCTTCATCGGACTTGAAGGAGAGAATCGCCTCCCTTACAGGCTTGATGGCAAGCTCAGCCACTTCTCCGGCAGAGAAGGAAAGCCGCTGCTTCCAGGGCACGCAGTTTTTTGCACGAACCTCTATGGTATGAATGCCCGGCGAAACGGTTATAACCGCAAGAGGGAGGGTCCCCCTCAGCCTGCCATCCAGAAAGACCTTTGAGCCGGCCTCACCGTCGAGCTGCAATGCAGCCGACCTTGAGTCGCCAAGCACATAAAGAGTGGCCCTTTCTCCCCAGTTCACCTCTACGGGGAAGATTCTGCCCCCTCCGGCGCTTGAAAAATCCGCCACCCCTACTTCATGCCGCCCCTCCTTTACTTTCTCCAGCAGTGCAGGCGTCACCATTCCCGTATCCTTCCCATCGACCATGACAGGGGCACCGGGGGGAATTGATTTCACAAGCATCTCGCCCTGCCTCTCCAGGTGAAACATGTAAGAGGTCTCTCTGCCGGGCACTACGGTAAGTGAATAAAGGGCATCAGCGCCGCCGCAGTGCTCCAGGACAAAATGCACCTTATATGAGCCTGCGGGAAGGGAGGGGATTTCGAGGGGCGTCCTGGCCATAGGATACTGGCCGTCAAGAAAAATAACAGATGCTCCCGGCGGGTCGGTGGTGATGGAAAGGGCTCCCGTGGCAGCAGGAGCCTCAGCTTCCGGCCTTGCGGGCCTGTAGCCTTTTACAAACCCCGCCAGTATGAGGGCTGCCGCAAGAATCAGAAGGGAGGCACCGAGAAGGGCATACCTCCTCACTCCGCGGGGGGATTCCCCCCGGGAATCCCGGGACTTGACTCTCTTTTTGCGGCATGCGCTGCAGTAGGGCCTCTTATCAGGGACGGGAGCGCCGCATTCCGTGCATATATTATGGGAAGCTGCCTGGGCACCGGAAGGCTCAAGGCCCGCCTTCACTCTTTGAAGCTTCTGGAGCTTCTCCTCCAGGGAATCCTCAAGGGCTCCCTTCTCAGGAGAAGGGCGGTAATGAGCCCTTACCTCGAGAGGAAGGTCTCCTGCTTCATTGGCTCCGCGATAGCGAAAATGAAGCAGAGTCTCCATGTCACCGGGCTTCTCCCCCGATGGCTCGACCCTGATGGTGACCATGGCGGGAACAGGGGGCGAAACGGAAAAACGGGGGGGCGTGACGGAGAGCCAGGGGGCTTCGCTTTGCACCTCCACGTCAATCTCATTGCCGTCTTCGAGTGCCACCACGGCGAGGTTCACCAGGCAGCCACCTTCAAAAACCTCTTTTAATTCAAGGATTTTTACCTGCTGCCCCAGAACCTCTATGGCTATCCGCTCCATAACCGCTCACTCATCCCGGCGCAATACTGACGCACGTTATGTTCCCGAGTATATTCCTGATTATTTCTGGAGACGCACCAAGATACCTTTTCTCAAGAGAGGATTATCTTTACTGATCGCAAAATAATAGTAACCTTAGCGATAAGTGAAAGTCATGCAAGGAGAACCAGTCCATGGATTTTGAAACCTTTGTCAAGAAAGCCGCTGCCCTTATTCCCTGCGCCGTAAGGCATGAGCCTGAGAATGAAGAGCTTCACCTGAGTTTAAAGGTGAAAGAGGACAGGAAACAGATCGTGCGGGCCTACCAGTTCGAGGAATCAGGGAAGGTAATGGTGAGGTTTTATACCGTAATCGGCAAAGCCG
It includes:
- a CDS encoding PEGA domain-containing protein codes for the protein MERIAIEVLGQQVKILELKEVFEGGCLVNLAVVALEDGNEIDVEVQSEAPWLSVTPPRFSVSPPVPAMVTIRVEPSGEKPGDMETLLHFRYRGANEAGDLPLEVRAHYRPSPEKGALEDSLEEKLQKLQRVKAGLEPSGAQAASHNICTECGAPVPDKRPYCSACRKKRVKSRDSRGESPRGVRRYALLGASLLILAAALILAGFVKGYRPARPEAEAPAATGALSITTDPPGASVIFLDGQYPMARTPLEIPSLPAGSYKVHFVLEHCGGADALYSLTVVPGRETSYMFHLERQGEMLVKSIPPGAPVMVDGKDTGMVTPALLEKVKEGRHEVGVADFSSAGGGRIFPVEVNWGERATLYVLGDSRSAALQLDGEAGSKVFLDGRLRGTLPLAVITVSPGIHTIEVRAKNCVPWKQRLSFSAGEVAELAIKPVREAILSFKSDEGTALFFNGLYKGELPQKVRVVPGKKIAVTVASHDGREWRREITPLEGEFRQEQVRLPSPPPRPPSPPRPQSASLSAGFSRAGSSRAFISPDFYQFPLGERFPGKQWKVLETLYEDIDNDGALEMVVALKHMLRKGKDGYPIHLFAVKNDGGSYRVIALKDPLKEGIGEGELLGISTIRIDDFGYRELVYVCGNSRRVTSQGSFVIHKGRIDAPQWVKKNL